AATCTAAAAGTGACAGCGCTTTCTCATAGCAGGTGACAGCCTGATGCAACTCGCCGTTTGCCGAGTTGGCCTCACCATAGCTGTCCCAGGCGTTTGCCGAGTTGGGATAGGCCGTGACACCCATTTTGAATACTTTCAAAGCAGGCTCGGTCCGGCCGGATTGCAGATACTCGTAGCCGAGGCCCGTGAAATTCGGCCCCGGCAGTATAGGATGCTCCGGATTGCAGAGGTCAAACTTCTCGACCAATTCAGCAGCCACATCGGGACCATTCTCCCGAACAATCCGGGTGAACTGCACGGCGGTGGGCGGCACAGGATCGCCGGGGCGATGGGACACCGTGGGCGGGTTCTCCATCTTGCTGAATCTATCCATCGTGCTTTGGATAAACTTGGGACCATGCTCCGGATCGTCCGCCTTCTCGTTGCCGTCCACGTGCGCTTTGAAAAAACTGTTGAGAGCGGTGCAAGCTGCCTCGTAAGTATTACGCGTAACCGCAGGCGGCGGTCCGGTGCTGTCGCGCACGGTCAAGGCCAATAGACCATACGAAGTCATGTCCAGGGCGGTGGGTCCGTCAAGCTGAATCAGATGGTGATGCGCATATTGGAGCGTGTCAATGTAGTCGTGAAAATCTTCCGGAGTGCTCCCGACGTGGATATGCAAAAGTGGTCTGCCGGCCGCCAACGGATCCATGGACGGATTGACCAATCCCTGGTCGCTTGCTGCATCGGGCGCAAAGTCTCCCTGCATGATAGCCACCGCAGCTATACCCGGGTTGCGCATCTGATGGATCAACGCACCCAGTCCGCCGGTGGCAAATCCGAGCGTACCGATACGGCTGAGATCGGCGCCCGGGCGCTGAGTGAGCAGGCTGACCGCGAATTCTTTATCACGCACACTGGTTTCCAGATCGCGTAGATCGGCTGCGGCGTCGTTGACCGTGGTCCCCAGCGGGTGCGTCGTTATCACGACGAAACCGTGACTGGCCAGATACTCGCACAGAACAACGTTCTGACAGTAGGCGCCACGAAATCCGGGATGGAATACAATCACCGGGAAAGAGCCATCGGCCCACGCGGCATCTCGTACCCCCATCAGGGTAAGGTCCATCGCCTTCAGCATGTTGGCATTGCCGCGCAAAAACATGCCTACCGTGCGGAGTTCACGATTATGCATGGCCGAGGCCAGATTGAAAAACTCGCCGTCGGACGGATACGGGAAAGCATACTCGCCGTAGACCATGGGTAGCTGGCCGTCCGACGCCTGAGCCGGGTACCAAATACAGGCCTGGATCGGCCGAGCTGTCTGACCATCCTGCGGGTTACCGAAATAGTCGGTGGGACTGCGGAACGTGCGTGACCGGTCGTACTGTTCGAGGGTCTCGAAACCGACACCGTACTGGCCCGGTTCAAGGTTGCCCCAAAGCGTGAATTCCTGTGAAAAAGTGCTGCCGGCAGCGATAACAACGGCCAGCGCAACCAACGTTATGGTTCTGGTTAAAGTTTGCGGTGAAGGCATACTGACCCCGCGAATGAGGTGAACACTCTATCTGTCTTTGTGTCTATTGACGATCTAACACCAATGCTTGTTCAATGTCAACTAATTCTTGTCACCTGCGGGGCTTACATGGTTCTACGGGCGGCACTTATGGAAGTTTCAGCAGAGGATGTCTTATTTTCAAAGCGAGATTTGAGGCTGTTCACCCCTCGACTCCGCTCGGGGTGACGAGATGGCCCACAGCTTGCTATAGGATTTTTCAAGAGTGCCTACATTTGCAGCTTCATGCCGAGCGCTTGGTGGCCGCCTCAAACCTTGTCTGGGCCGGGAGACGAGCAAGAGTCACCCCCAAAGAAGCTTTGAGGGTGCCACCCAATAGCGCGGGTCACGATACACGGTGGCGGGTCCCGAGCTACTATCTTGCATCGGATGTCGAAACCCGCCTGCGGCGGTCCTTCGGACCAGGGGTCTCGACCTACCTGCGCATAAAAAAAAAGAGCGCCCACCAGGGCGCTCTTTGGAAGTATCTACGTTGTTCGGACTCAGTTAAGCTCGGCCTTGGTCTGACCGCGTTTGATCATATCCGAATACTGGCCCGGGGTCGAGAGGATTTCAACCGCTTTGAGCACCGTCTTGTCGGTTTTGAGAATCAGTTCATCATAGACACCACGCTGACCCACAATTGAGGAGAGAATCTCTCGTTTGATCGAGCGTTTGATGTACTCTCTGGACCGTTCGAAATCTTCACTCTTTTCCTGCTCAACCAGCTTGTCCATGTCGGCCAGGCTGCCCGCAAACAATTCTTCTGACTCTTCTTCCGCCACCGTTTCGCGAAGGTCCTCCAAAGCAACCTGCAGCGAGGTCTTATACTCGAACTCGTTTTCCACCGTGAAATCACGAAACTGACTGACCATCGCGTCGGTGACTTCAAATCCCGGTTTGATGTCAGGATGCTCGGCCACATACTTGATGGCGAAATCAAAGAACAAAGACTTACGTTCCAGGTTTATCTCGATCGGTTTGTACAGGTCCGACTCAATCTCGGTGTCCGGAATGATCCCCCCACCGCCATAGACGATCCGACCGCCGTTGGTATAGAAAACATCTTCTTCTTCGGTAACGGCCAGCGTATCGCCTTCTTTCTCAGCTTCCTCAGCCAGCATCTGGTCGGCATGCGAACCGCGCTTGGCCTGTTTCTCCGGCTTCTGAATGCAGCGTCCCGACGGCACATAGTATTTGGCTGTGGTGAGCTTGAGGGCCATCGAGCCGTCGTTGGCAATCTGGAATATTTGCTGAACCAGCCCCTTGCCGTAGGTCGGCGCGCCTACAATCAGCCCGCGATCCCAGTCCTGCACGGCCCCGGCAACAATCTCACTGGCCGAGGCGGTACCTTCGTTGACCAGAACCACCAGCGGTTTGTCGGCGAAGAGTGGCGCTCGTTCGGAGTAGAAATGCCGTTCGCTGGATTCATAACGACCTTTGGTGTAAACGATCTCACGGCCTTCCTGCAGGAACAGTTCGGCCGTTTCTTTGGCCTGATCCAGAAGCCCGCCGCCGTTGCTGCGCAGGTCGAAGATCAAACCTGAGACGTTCTGATCGCTCAGGTCGGCTAATGCTTCTCTCAATTCATGCGATGTCTCTTCGGCAAACCGCGACAGACGAACATACCCGATAGTGGTCCCTGGAATCACTCCGGCGTAGGGCACCGACTTCAATTCAATCACGGCCCGATCAACTTCAAACTCCATCATGTCGGCGATGCCCGCCCTCTTAATCGTCAAAATGACCGATGTCCCGGCCTGACCACGCATCAGTTTGGCGCCATCGGATGTTTTCATCCCTTCGGTGGACTTGCCGTCGATTTCCCAAATTATGTCACCGGCCCGCAGACCTTTGCGGTAGGCCGGCGTCCCTTCGATGGGAGTGATGATGATGATTCGGTTCTCACGAGAATCGATCTGCATACCCAGACCTTCGTACTTGCCGTGAGTGGATTCCATCAGGGCTTCATACGACGACTGCTCCAGCAAGACAGAGTACCTGTCCAGGTCGGTCATCATGCCACGAATCCCGGCCTTGATAATCTCGTCGGTGTCGACCTCTTCCATGTACTGATTCCGGATGTTGAAGGCAGTCGATGAGAGCTTTTTCACTTCTTTGAGAAAGCTGTCTCGTTTTTTTCGGGGTGACTCCTTGGGATTGTCGCTGCCGGACTCTATTTTGATATGAGATGTATCTGCCCACAGCACCGATTCGTCGTTACTTGACTGAGAGGCTTCGATGGACCCAATCTGCCAAATAGCTACGAGGGCGAAAACCGTAATTCCGAACAAAATGACGCTATAACGAATCATCAAAACCTCCAAAACAGGGTGCTCGCTTCAACTCGACACCAAAATAACACTATGTTGTGCTTTGTCAAGATAGACGCCGGTTGAGGACGATGTGTATCTCTTTGAACTTTATACGCTTATCACGCCGGTTTGGTTGCCGCCGTGTTTAATTGAGACGGTCGATTCCCGGCAATTCATTGCCTTTCAAATGTTTAACAAAGCGCTATACAAATCGCAACAAGTATCCGAGGGGCCGTTTTCGACTCCGAAAAGGACCAACGGGACTAAGCTACTTAAGTCTATCGGTTTATCCTGATTGACGGCAACCTCGGCAAAAAAGAATGTCCATTCCGTGAACAATCCCGTATGATAAAAGCGTATGCGGTTCCCAAGTAGTCTCATTCTTGCCTGGTTGTTGAATCTCCTCTTACCGGGGCTGGGCCATTTCTATTGGCGGGAGTTCTCATTCGGGCTGTTCATTTATCTGATTGCACTGCTGGCATCGGTTTTATATGTGGCCGTGTTTTTTGTTCCTTTGCCTTGGTATGCCGAGTTCCTGATATTGTGGCTACCCATTCTTTTCTATGCCTTCACCTTTGTGGACCTGGCTCGCACGGTCAAGCTGAAACGTCCCTCGTTGAATCGCTCCGCTCGCTCGATGATTATCATGCTGTTAGTCGGCTTGGTTTATCAGGTCGTGTCGCCGGCAGCGATGCTCAATTTTGGATGGCGCAACAGACCGGAAATCTATACCATGCAGAACAACCGGCTCAACCCCAGATTCGCCACCGGCGACATTCTCAAGGCGGACAGGCTGGACTACACG
This DNA window, taken from Candidatus Zixiibacteriota bacterium, encodes the following:
- a CDS encoding dienelactone hydrolase family protein, whose product is MPSPQTLTRTITLVALAVVIAAGSTFSQEFTLWGNLEPGQYGVGFETLEQYDRSRTFRSPTDYFGNPQDGQTARPIQACIWYPAQASDGQLPMVYGEYAFPYPSDGEFFNLASAMHNRELRTVGMFLRGNANMLKAMDLTLMGVRDAAWADGSFPVIVFHPGFRGAYCQNVVLCEYLASHGFVVITTHPLGTTVNDAAADLRDLETSVRDKEFAVSLLTQRPGADLSRIGTLGFATGGLGALIHQMRNPGIAAVAIMQGDFAPDAASDQGLVNPSMDPLAAGRPLLHIHVGSTPEDFHDYIDTLQYAHHHLIQLDGPTALDMTSYGLLALTVRDSTGPPPAVTRNTYEAACTALNSFFKAHVDGNEKADDPEHGPKFIQSTMDRFSKMENPPTVSHRPGDPVPPTAVQFTRIVRENGPDVAAELVEKFDLCNPEHPILPGPNFTGLGYEYLQSGRTEPALKVFKMGVTAYPNSANAWDSYGEANSANGELHQAVTCYEKALSLLDSDPRITPGLRDAINTNAPQIIARLKERIAEQDANQ
- a CDS encoding S41 family peptidase, with the protein product MIRYSVILFGITVFALVAIWQIGSIEASQSSNDESVLWADTSHIKIESGSDNPKESPRKKRDSFLKEVKKLSSTAFNIRNQYMEEVDTDEIIKAGIRGMMTDLDRYSVLLEQSSYEALMESTHGKYEGLGMQIDSRENRIIIITPIEGTPAYRKGLRAGDIIWEIDGKSTEGMKTSDGAKLMRGQAGTSVILTIKRAGIADMMEFEVDRAVIELKSVPYAGVIPGTTIGYVRLSRFAEETSHELREALADLSDQNVSGLIFDLRSNGGGLLDQAKETAELFLQEGREIVYTKGRYESSERHFYSERAPLFADKPLVVLVNEGTASASEIVAGAVQDWDRGLIVGAPTYGKGLVQQIFQIANDGSMALKLTTAKYYVPSGRCIQKPEKQAKRGSHADQMLAEEAEKEGDTLAVTEEEDVFYTNGGRIVYGGGGIIPDTEIESDLYKPIEINLERKSLFFDFAIKYVAEHPDIKPGFEVTDAMVSQFRDFTVENEFEYKTSLQVALEDLRETVAEEESEELFAGSLADMDKLVEQEKSEDFERSREYIKRSIKREILSSIVGQRGVYDELILKTDKTVLKAVEILSTPGQYSDMIKRGQTKAELN